A region of the Penicillium psychrofluorescens genome assembly, chromosome: 6 genome:
GGTATCTGCAATGCTGACGCAACCCAGGGGTCCGTCTGACGATTTACAATTCGAGACATATGACGCAGGGTGATTAATTCCAACATATCTATAATGACATGGACTCAGAAGCACCCAATCCGCTGTTGCATGCGCCGGTCGAAAGTCCAATGGTATCACTAGCCCTGTCCCGATCGCCGAGACCATAGCTCGATCTAACAAACAGAAAGCATATACTCGATATCGGCACGGGAAGCGGAAGCTGGGCTGTGTAAGTCGATAGATTTTCGCGTCGGAAAAAGGTTGTCAAACTAACGCACCAGTATCCGCTCAGTGACGCAGCTGATATGTTTCCCGATGGTTAGTCTTTCTTCCCGTGGCTTGCGCGGGATACGCTGACCTCTTTCGCAGCCACTATTCGCGGCGTTGATCTCTACCCGCCACCTGTAGAGTGGGTGCCGCCAAACTGTCTTTTCGAGTTAGACGACGTACTTGAGAAATGGACCTGGAAAGAGCCATTTGATCTGATTCACATGCGATTCATGCTAGGCGCCTTTACATCCCCAGAATGGGATTCTGTTTACAAGCAATGCTATGAGTAAGACATCTGACCCAAAATCTGTGTCGGAAAACTAAACAAACTTCTCGCAAGCTCGTTCCGGGTGGTTGGCTGGAACAAATGGAAGCTGATTGCAAAATCCTGACCGACGATAATTCGATTCCTGGGGATAGCATATTGAACTCTTGGGGAGAGAATATCATTGGGTCCGCAGCAAGATCCGGTCTCCCCGTGGAACTCCTGGACACAATGTAATCCGCTATTGAGATCGCCGGGTTTGTTGATATCCATGAGAAAGTGTATAAATGGCCGATCCGGATGTGGTCCAACGATCCCGTACTCAAGGAGGCGGGTCGTTTAAATCATCAAATGTGGAAAACCGGACTGGAAGGATGGTCCATGTGGCTGCTCACAAAATTCGGGACCCCAAGGCCATGGACTATGGAGCAAGTCCATGTTTACGTGGCTAAGACTCGAGCCGACATAGTGAATCCCCAGCACCACATGTACCACTACTCGTAAGTGCTAGCGTACCTGGGTTATTTCGCCAACTTGACAGTATACAGGCGAAGAATCTGGGCTCGCAAACCCCAAAGTGAAGAAATAATTAAAACACGCACAACAATGTTTGAAAAACCGTCGCCTGAGGATAGTGCGATGTTGTCACCGGTGCCGACTGAAGCGTCGGTGACCAGGGATTTATCTACACTGAAAATTGGAGACGAAGATCGTTATTGATTTCCTTGGGTTCGATGTCGAGGCTAACGTCGGTGGGCACGATCTTAAACACCCACGCCATTAATAACAGTCATTGAACCGGTTATTATTTGGTGGTTCTTCGCAACCACTGCGGACATTTTTCACTTCAGTACTAATAGTACGACAGTGGACACAAATCATGCTAGGCACCAAAGACGACAGTCGGCTTTCGTCTTCTGACACGGCTTTAAATCTTCAAACGCTATTATCTTTGAATGGCATTTTCTACTTGGAAGCGAAATTGCTTTTGGCCTCTCGAGAATACATCATAATGGAAACGCAACAAAGGTCGAGAACGAACTCCAGAGGGTTTATCAACAGTGGAACAAGGATCAATTTCAGTTCCTCTAAGCAGTCAGTATTCAATTAATGAAAGAagtgaaaaaggaaaagaaaaaataaaaacagTAGTACATGTTCAAAAGTAGATGAAGATTGCcaaggagaaaaaaaatattGATTAGGCTGGGGTTCGATCCCAGGACCTTGTCGGTGTGAGCGACACGTGATAACCAACTACACCACCCAACCAATGGAATTAGAATATCACAGAAATAGACTCTAGTCCAAGAAATAGAAAATTGCAACAAGAATGAACTGCGGCGGATACTCCTATATGAGCATTCGTGACTCGAGATGTAAATAAGAGCAAATGCAGAAGATTTGGGATACTGATGACCATATTCAGTGTGAAGTGTGACGTAACTACAGTCCTAAGAGGGTGTAATTCAAGCGATGTGCAATTCGGGAACATGTGTATGATGGCTTGCACCTTTGATCGGCTGAAGGTATTCGCGATCGTGGCGTTCGTATATCTCTCTGAATATTTTCTGGTGATTCGTCCCATACTATGCACTCGACGTTGTATTCGCCTGGACGAATAGCGCCATCGACAATAATAATCCGGCTTAGAGCACGCCATGTACGTGACTCAAGAGTCCGTGTGATTGGAGGAGGACCGCCACTGTGGGCCCGGCTGTCGCGATGATATCAGCAGTCGCTGATTTGACATTTGGGTGCTCTTCTCTTTTCGACTCATCAACTTTGTCTCTATGGGGCCTAACATATCCACGACTGGTGAGCCTGGCTTTCCATCGTAATCCGCTCACCTTCACTCCGATGGCCACGCCCTCCTTCTACGCCGGACTCGCCGACTAAAGCAGCCACTGTACTAAGCTGCTTAAGCGCGGCCCCCCCGGCCCCAGCAACTGAAATTAATCATCTCCCGGTTCCCCCGTTTACCTGCTGCCTCGTGGGGTCCACCCACTTTTTTTTAAACTCTACACACCTTTCTTTcacattctctctctcctactCTCTCCCACTCTCCCCCACTCCCTTCGCGACAAAAGTGAGGGCCCGACCGTGAGAATGCGGTCGCTGACCCGCAGGGCGGTCTTCGCTATAATCAGCActctcgtcttcatcttgctCGTCTCCGCGCTCGTTTCGGAAACACGACAGACCTGGTTGCCTATCTCGAAGAGCTCCTCAAAGCCCGATTTCTGGGAATGGGACACCAGCACGAGGTTTCGCACGCCGCATGCCAAGCAGTCGCATATTGCCGATGTCGATATCTGCGATTCCTTCCCCACAGACCGGTTGGCCGGCGTCCAGGTCGTTTTGAAAATTGGCGGATCCGAAGATTCCGAGCGACTTGACATACTCACCTCCACTGTCACCCGCTGCATCACCAATCTGCTCATTGTCTCGGATCGAGAGGCGGTGCTTGACGGCCATCGGGTCCATGATGTGCTCGCCGACCTACCGCCGTCGTTTCGAGCCACGGCCCCCGATTTCGACCAATATGAGGCCCTCCAGCGAGACGACGGAAGTTTCGAGAGGGCCGCGGGTTGGAGGCTAGACCGCTACAAGTTTCTACCAATGGTCGAGTATGCGAAGCTGTCCAACCCGTCTGCGCAATGGTTTGTCTTCCTTGAATCCGATACCTACTTTTTCTGGGACAATCTATTCCGGCTGCTGGACCAGTACGACCCTGACGTGCCTTTGTACTTTGGTTCTCCCTCGCCGGGCCGACACGATAAACACGGGGAGGTTACCTGGTTCGCCTATGGAGGGGTCGGTTTTGTTTTGTCCCGCGCTGCGGTAGATAAGCTAGTGCATCGGCCAGCTGGGCCAGACGGGGAATTCAAGCTGCCATCCTTAACGATGCAAGATGAACGTCTGGTTACGAGTGAATGCTGTGGAGACTCCGTTCTCGGATGGACACTGTTCAAAAAAGGAATCAAGCTCTCTGGCTTATTTCCTATGTTCAACCCGCATCCCCTACACGGCATTCCCTTCGATGATTTGTACTGGTGTCAGCCAGTAATCAGTTTACACAAATCGTCATTGAACGATATGGCTGGATTGACGAAGTGGGAGAATAGTCGGGATCGTACGGTACGTTTCCATTCACTTTGTCCTCTCTGCCATGTCTAACTGTGCCTTTTAGCACCCACTGCTCTACTCAGATCTGTTTGAATACACTCGGATGGGCGAACTGGCCGACAAGGAGGATTGGGATAACGGCGAATGGGGTGGATTCCAAGACCCTTCAGAGTCACCAGCTCACAGATCCTTCGAAGCCTGTCGGTCAGCTTGCCATGATAATGAGCGCTGTTTGTCCTTCACATATGACTCCACAGGGCACTGTATCTTTGTGCCAACCATGCGCCTCGGCCTGAAGAAGGTGATCTCCCCAGAGGTCCGCTTGTCGGCAGGATGGGACAATGAAAAGATCAACAGCTGGACAGCTTCGCATCAGTGCTCACGGCCCCATTGGGTGAAGCCCAGTATAGAACGCATTTTCTGATCCTCGGCGGCCGGCGTATCATTGGAGTTTGGAAATATGGCGTTTTATATGAGATTTACTGTTTGGCGGTTGATATCGTCTCTTCTACATGTGATCTGAGAACATACTGGCAGATACCCCTCGGGTTCGAAATATCCATTCTAGCTGAAACTTTTACTTCCACATTGCCGTAAACCTGTGGGGCACCCGTCATGTTTACCAAATAATCTCGAAATTAAGAAATATAACACATACCAGTCTCCACAAGTCCCAAATGGTGCTTTTCATACCTTTTTGAGTATTTTTCCCGAGTCTAATTACATTGTGACACAGATTCTTGGGTATAACAgagatcaaccagctccGATGCTTATTAACTCCTGAATGCTAACACTAATAGTCCATGCACAAGTTACCGAGGCTTTACCCGCTATGGATTAATACAACTATATGTGAATTTGAAACCCCCATTCGCCTCATGAACCTAATTCATACGTAGGTCTCGTAGCCTCCGCTCCCCCAGAGCCCAGTTCAGACAAAGGCTTGCCGGCTAGCTGCTGAGGGACCATCTGCCGGGCGAGAACACTTTTACCATCAATCTCGGAAGTTGGCGGTCCTGAAGGAGTCGCAGCGCTCAATTCAGCTCTGGGCTGTTTCTTATACCGCGTTcggaaaaagaagatcccAAGAACAATTATGATAATCGCGCCGACGGCCACTCCGACACCGATTCCTGCTTTTGCGCCAGTCGATAGGCCACTGGATTTCGAGGCTGCGGTATCGGtggttgatgttgatgacgAGTTCTCTTGGCCTGCTGGCGCCGTAGATGTCGTAGATTGGGCAGCTGTGTTTTTGcttgtggttgtggttgtggttgtggttgtggttgtgctTGTATCGGATGGCGTAGAGGTAGGCGCACTCGAGCTAGCGGTTTGACTGACTTGACCACCCAGGATTCTCGGTGAAGGGAGCGAAAATGTACCATCCGAACAACAGTCAGACTGGCCCAAGCTCTCGGCAGAGTCATGGCAGCAAAAACTGGTTAAGCCGACATTGCAGGACCAAATATAGTCGGCGCTTGAGGATGTGCCTTCACGGAGATTTATTTAGCTTTCGGAGATTGACTTGCAGGGAGCGCATGGTCACATACTGGTACCGCAATGGGTAAAACAGCTCTTGTAGCTGGTATCTTGGCACGAGGAGGTGTAATAAAGGCCCGTGTAGTTATACGTTGACCCGTCGGAGAAGGTAGTCAGTGAGCCGTTGGCATGATTGTTTTTGTCGCGACACAACCCATTATCCATGCATGTGTCCGCTGATGGACAGCAGAAATTTGAATTCGGACATGGGGCGTCCCCGTTGGCTATTGATCCATCGCGATAGAAGCACGAAGCGGAGGCGGAAACGAAGTGCAAGATGCCGACAAGTAGATAAACTCCGAATTTAGAAATCGCAGGCATTTGAGGCCGACATTGTAGTTGGGGATTTTGGCACCCCATGAGATGCTAATTATGGAGATAGGAAATCTCCCTTGCTGGCGGTCAAGTCAAGTCCGGGTCAGGGGGAACGAATTCGCTTTAATCTCACCAGATTTGCGGGGGCTGACCTCGCTAAACACGTGCCGGGGGGCCTAAACCGCCTAGCGTGCAACTTGGACGCCAAGCTACCAGACTGGTGCGCTCGGAAGTTCCGCCAAGCGTGCCGCTCGCGAGGAGACTGATTTTCGTCAACTCCTGCTCTGCCTTCATCCAATCGTGTTGCGTCAGCCAGATTGCGATTTGCAAGAACTGAACTCTCACTCAGAAGAGCGCCGAAATGGAATTTCGTTGGTTTTTCCCGGCTGCAGGTCGGAGCGTACCTGGTCGCCAATCCGAGCCCTAGCATCAAATGATCTACAGGAGACAGGTGTGACTGTTGGTCGATCCAGCCTTGAACAGAACCATAGATCGCTCTCATCTGCTTCTGTAGAGGAGGATAAGTTAGCTCGAGGAGTTTCTAACTGGACTCATTGACAGCCCAAGATGTCTgcgaagacgaagacaatGGTCACGCCACTGTGATAGAAATCCAAGGTCCTGGGGTCCGGTTCCTGCAAAGCGATGCCTCAGGCCACGTTTTCTGCGCTGTCAGTCGCGTGTGTGATTGCACTGTTTCAATCATTCTTACCCGCTCTTTTggctccttcctctttccaccttcttgatcttcgccCAAACGCTCTGATTTGACTGATAACGGACATCCCACACCTGCCTGTCCCTGGTCTCACCCCTCCAGATCGCCCCATCTTGGCTTGATTCACCGGCCGGAACCCAATCCACTTCAAAATGCCCTCTACTGATGCGCTTCGTATGGCATCCTTTGATGCACTTTTACTCACAGTGCCAAAGTTTTAACACTGACAGAGCCACCTCTCACCCCGCCCGAGCGGGAGATTGTCAAGTCCTACGGCGGTTGGACACAGTTTATGACGAGCTTCGGGCTGAAGCCTTggatcgaggatgatgtcgacgagggaaagaagatcctggaggCCTTTGTGAGGAACGACTCTGGATGAGAGAGTCTACTTGAACTGAAGCTTTCGCGGCTTTGCCGGAGGGCTCATTTGTACTTTATTGAATGTCACGTCTACTGCCCTATTAACCTCGTCCCGCATGCTGATCGGCAGGGTGTCCCCAGATTCAGGTGGACCCCTCGCCATTGCCCTTATTTTACTTGTACAATAGGGAGTACGTCAAGCTTGAAAGTTCATTGTCCATAGACATTCTCTATCTTGAATACAACGGAATCCTCAGCTCAACCCCATCCAATCCATTTCCACGAGGGCATTCCTCCAAAGCTTGATGGGCGTCCGTGCACAACCCACGTCAATCATTTCTTCGAGGAAGGTGCGGTGTATGTAGAACTGCCCTGGCCGTTGTTGGAGTACGTGCTGCCGTTGGAGTTGGAGTAGTAATACGAGCCATCCCTAGTCCAGCCATGTCAGTGCAGTCAGCCAAGTCAACAACCTAGAGAAACGAACGAGTTGGAGTAGTGGTACGAGTTCGAATTCGACGCACCGGAACCGTAGTCCCGAGCGCAGTAGTGGTTGCCCTGGCGGAGGGGCTTAGATTCTCCTCATAATAGGGGAGTCTAGTAGCACTTACCTGGCTGTTGGTGCCGGAGCCCTTGTAGGAGTAGGAGCTACCGTGGTTGTCCTGCGGCATAGTGGATGAGTGAATGGTGTATGTTGTGGTGATAAAAGAGATaaggaagatgaagaagaagagagggggggagaGCAGAGCCGGACCAAACAGAAGGGCTGACATCACTCGGGATCTACACACACAAAAAGCGGACGGAGGTTGGTACAGACAATATGATCAGCGTCCACGTCTTCTCCTATAGAATGTTACTAAACTGACAGAAAGATCATCAACTCGGTGGATATTGCATCTGCATATCAAAACTATGAAACACCATGGCAAAACCATATCCAGCGCATATCAAGAAGCATTCAAACCCAACCACACACCTCTGTAGACACAGGTGCCTTTGAGGTCGACCAAACAAGGGCTTTCACACCTCCTCTACATTCTTCTCCAACTGGAGCTTCTTGATACGCAGGTTGACAACAGACAGGTCATCTTCCAATTCCTCCCGAGCCGCAAGCAGAACGGCGAGGTCATCAATGTCGTCGTAGTTGTCAACGTCCTTGCTCCTACGAGCATTCTTGGTAGCCGatttgggggtggtggtCTTGGACGACTTCTGAGCCTTGCTGGGGGTGGTAGGAACCTAGAAGGCGCAGGATTTAGCGAACGGACATGCTCCTCTGGTCGAGATAATACTTGCCGAAGAACCCTTACGTTTCTGGGACGGGGAGGACTCAGTAGCAGCCTTCGGAGTGGCAGCACTGGTGTTTCCGCTGAGCTTCATGGCGTGGTTGAGGATGAAGCGCGGGGtgctgccatcttcatcgactGGCCGACATTAGCTGGGGCGTAAGAGCTGGGACATTTCAATGGACTACGTACCGAACGAGCATCTCCCTTGGTGCCCATGGTAGAAGCAATTCATGCAGGCACCTTGCGCCAGCAGCCTCTTGCCATCATCCGCAACCACGCACGAGGCGAATACTCCGCTGCCCGATGTACAGGTATGGCACCACGACGCCTTGGGAACTTCAAGACCAGTGGCCTGGCCCCAAGCAGCGCGAGTCATGGCGGGGGTTTTCAGCTCATGCGGCTTGCCTTTGTTGTCGGGCTTTCGGTACTCGAGAGCCCGAACCCAGTCTTTGTCTGGCAGCTTGAGCGTACCAGAGGCGATCTTGGACTTGACCTGGGCCAGGAGAGTATCCGAGACGGGCGGTCCGTCTACTACGTATGGCAAGGATATAAACGTGGCACTTTAGGAACAAAAAAGCAGACTTActctgctcctcgtcgtccgtcGCTCCGGTCTTGAGgagcgagggcgagggcgacTCATCCTTCACATTCTCTTTCTTAGCCATCGTCTAATGAGAGACAGGAAAGTGATACAGAGACACAGATGAAGGTCAAGGAGAGTGGGAAGGAGAGGGTGAGTGGTGGGGGAAAAGGAAGGtggaaaggaaaacagaagcaagagcaagaagaaggaaagaaggagagaagtgTGCGAGAGGGAGAGTCGATTGGGCAAACACCCAAGTGACGTTGTTTATGATTTCCAATGAGTAAAATTCAGAAACACCCAAGTAAAAATAAAAACTCCACGGGACCATTTCCAAAACACCAGCCAGATATACATATGTACACGGTCGTCAACTCATAGCCTGCGAGGCTCACAGCTCTATACGAACCACAAAAGGGAATATTCACATGCCCATCCAGAGACGCCAGCGTTCACCCTAGACGGGGAGTCGATCAAGCTCGGATTCattgtcgtcgtcgtcccGAGGCCTGACAGGCTGATAGGAGCCGCCTGAGATGGATCGTCGGCCTCGCAGACGGCGGGAGATGGCGCAGTAGACACCGAAGACAAGACAGCACAGCGCGAAGATGCCGATCAGGACCGCGCCCCAATTGCGAACTGAGGCGAAGATCCCGCGCGGGTGGGCCGAGATGCGTGAAAACACATCCGTCATGCCAATCACCTCGCCGTTGGTATTGACGGCGCACACGCGCAAGTATGAGTCAAGTTCTGGGGTCAGGGGAATCTCGGTCTCAAAAGTGGTGCGAGGGACTTGGCTAATGGGGTTAAATGTCATGTTGGATAGATTCAGGCCATCCCACGCTTCAAGGCGCCATGTAGCCACCTCCGTCGCACCGTTCCAGCTCACAAAGATGCTATCGCCGGCGAACGCAGCGTCCGGGATGGTATTCGGCATGCCAACCCAGTCGCTCTTGGTCACCCGGTAGGAGACGATGCGGccaaaggagaaaaaagCCGATGCACCGAAGTGCACGTCACAGACAACATCTCCCTTGCTGGTAAACTCGGTGTAGGCGGCGCTGTGGCCCCATCCAACAAACACATTCCCGGTATCCAGTAGCTGAAGGTTGCCCTGCGACGGCGTCATCATGGCCTGCGGATGGTCGTATGTCCTGAGCAACTTGACTTGCCGTGCTGGGGCATCGACCTCAACCATCATGCCACGACTGACCGGGGTCGGGTCAGTGTCGGCCTCCACCTCATTGTCAAACAGAGATATCGTGTTGGGACCTCGCCAGCGAGCGTCATGTTGCCAGTGAAAGTCGACTTTCGCGTCTTCGGATGTATCAGAGAATTCATTTTGTGCTCCACCGAGGTTCCAAAGAACGTCTCCTGTGTTTCCGTCGATGCAGGTAATGGAATGGGTATGCCGACCCGATACCAGGTAGCGACCCTGGTCATCCTTGTCTACGCTGTTGAAGTGGATATAGTCGTAGCCAGCCGTGCGTTCGTGACCGCGGTCTCTAAGTGGCTCGTAGCTGCTGTTCGGCGAGAAGAAACTGGACGAGCGCCACTCAAAGAGTAGCTCTCCGGTTGCGATATCGAGTTCCTGAAGGATCCCGTCGTAGAGCCAGCCGAGCTCGGGTCCTCCAACGGAAGTCAGGTCGGCGGGAATCGGTTCGTAGATGATGATCAAAGCAGTCCCGTTCGGGGTAATTTGAAACTCGTGCAAGTCGCCATCCAGGTTGCCGACAGGAGACACGACATATCGTTGTGTGTAAGTCGAGTCCAGCTGTACAGGAGTTAGCAAACCCGCACCAGAACTCCGTCTGCCGGCCGAGCCCCTTACCATATACCATGAACCACGACCATGagcatcctcttcgtctcCTTGCCAATAAGTCAAAAAGTCCTCGCCTCGATATCGTTGGACCCGAAAGTCCTGCGTGGTTCCCCATTGGTGTCTGGTCCACACCAATTCTCCCCGAGCATCCAAGATCATCGGGCCCGGGTACGCGACGGAATCGCCTCGCGGCGCAATAAACGTATACCGGCCATCACATTGGGCGTCCGAAGGTGAGATCTGAACGACCGGCGAGTCTTGATCAAACGAGACGTAGCTTTGCGACGGACCAAAGCCGTGAACCCCTAGGTCGTACCAGCTCAGATCCGTACGAAAGCGAAAGCGGCGGATTTGCGGGACCACGAAAAGACAGAACAGAAGGAGCCCGCCCAGAGCTGCGACGATTGCGAGAATCCAGCGGTATGGAGACCGCTTCCGAGGGCGACCGGCGCGATGCTGCGGCCGACGCCAGGAGCTTAGGCGAGCAAGGCCGGAGAAAGTCCGCCAGAACATGGGCGCATTGCGGACTGGAGAAGGGGGTCGGGGTAGTAGTAGGGGCAGGGGGGAATgtggcggagaggaagaaagaagaaaaagggaggAACGAAATTATAAACCTGGcgccatccatccatcccccgCGGGTGCAATCCATAATAATCTCTCAGTCTCCGCCCACCCTGAATACTGGCGTCACTCCTTACCGGGCGGGGACTCTTGGCCGTACGCTGATTCGGCCGCCAGCCGGCATGCCAAACAAGGTTCGCCATCTGCCAAGGTCAAAGTGGGTCGGTGGGATGCGCGTTAACCCCAACCGAAATAGCAGGCGATGCGACGCATTGCCCTGAACGCGGTGCGTTTCATCGCTTTGACTCCTTCCGCTCCTTGGTCCTGGAGGGCCGATGCGGCGCCATCTCGCCTAGCCCGGGGCCGAAAGCACCGACCGCGCGTCCCTGCGATAGTGTGGCGGGCGTGGCGTCGATACCTCGAGGTGGGACTTGGCTTTCCCCGTTGGCCCAATCACTGCACGGCGAAGCACTCGCCAGTGCCGATATCCGTTGGACCCATTGTGGTGGCGTTGGAGGGCATCGTACATCCCCCGCTACGAAAAGGGTTCGTTCGTCACCAGAATGGGAATGCGAAACGAGAACGAGGGGGGCGGTTTCAGGGGAGGCGGTGGCAGAACAATGGACCGTAGGTCTCCTCTGCCCCCTTGCCCGATGCATGGGGGAGTCAACACCGCTCAGACAGATAGATTGAACGCGCAATGCGACTGTGATGAAAACCGGCCGAATGATGGGGTGGCGCCCTCTGACGGGGCCTAAGCAGGGTTCAAGCTTCCTCGTGTGCTTGGCACTAGGGATGAATCCACCCGAGATACGAAAGGCCGCTGAAGGGGCACGTGATGGGAGTTAGGGTTAGTGCCGCAATCTATAGACGTCGGTGGACATCCGACCGAGCACATACTAAGGATCTCAGACGACGACCTCGACGGATTCATCTACCTTTCGTGTCAGTTAGTCCTCGGTGACAATATACCTCTCTCTGCGTTTGCAGCTTCCACTTTCCAGTTGATTAGCTGGGACAGTCCAAGCGCGTGGAACACCTGTTCTTCTCACCCACTTCACCCTCCATATCACAATCGATGTGGCATCAtttccctcctccgcgaACACCAACTCTCTCCAATGAATGAACCACGAGGCTATGAATGATCATGCCGGGAGGGGAAGAGATCGTCCTGCTAGTTTGGGAACACCAGACCTGATCGGGCAGGTACCAACACCACCCGCCAATAGCAGCCAGGGGAAGAAACTAGCCGCTGAAGAATAATACACCATGCTCTCCACCGGTGGTTGTTGGGGTTCCCGAAGATCCCTGgcccttcttcatccctcGGTCCGTCCCCGCTTCTTCGATCTCTCTCCACACCTCTTGAGGTCCTTCAGAGTCTCTGGAACTTTATCCGCCATGTTGGAAAAGGAGACGGAGGTGATCGCgcaggatgatctggacaTGCAGCGTCTGGGCAGGGCCCAGCAGTTTAAGGTGCGGCGCCAACCGCGTGCGGAGAAACGGGTGGCGCTGACCAGAACCAGAGGAACTTCCGCTTCTACTCCATCTTGGGCTTCACCACCACGCTGATGGCCACATGGGAGTCGATTCTGCTGTGTGTTGCTTTTTCTCCCGCACCCGAGGAGTTTCTCTAACCTCGTGCAGCACAAGTACCTACGGCTTGACCGATGGTGGTCGGGCCGGCATGCTCTATGTGTACCTGACCTCCTTCATCGGGTTTTTTGCGGCAGTCATTTCCATGGCCGAGATCGCATCCATGTAcgttcctcctcctgccGGGCATCCCGTCCGAAGCTGACCAGGAGGCCAAGCGCTCCGACCTCTGCCGGGCAATATCACTGGGTCAGTGAATTTGCCGGTCCGCGGTTCCAACGCTTCCTGAGCTACATTACCGGTAAGATGTCATTATTCTAAAATATTGTAGGATCATCTGGCTGATCGCAAATAGGATGGCTGTCGGTGGTCGGTTGGCAGGCCGCATTCGCCAGCATCTGCTTCCTCTGCGGCACTTTGATTCAGGGTCTGCTTGTCTTCAACTATTC
Encoded here:
- a CDS encoding uncharacterized protein (ID:PFLUO_009582-T1.cds;~source:funannotate) encodes the protein MRSLTRRAVFAIISTLVFILLVSALVSETRQTWLPISKSSSKPDFWEWDTSTRFRTPHAKQSHIADVDICDSFPTDRLAGVQVVLKIGGSEDSERLDILTSTVTRCITNLLIVSDREAVLDGHRVHDVLADLPPSFRATAPDFDQYEALQRDDGSFERAAGWRLDRYKFLPMVEYAKLSNPSAQWFVFLESDTYFFWDNLFRLLDQYDPDVPLYFGSPSPGRHDKHGEVTWFAYGGVGFVLSRAAVDKLVHRPAGPDGEFKLPSLTMQDERLVTSECCGDSVLGWTLFKKGIKLSGLFPMFNPHPLHGIPFDDLYWCQPVISLHKSSLNDMAGLTKWENSRDRTHPLLYSDLFEYTRMGELADKEDWDNGEWGGFQDPSESPAHRSFEACRSACHDNERCLSFTYDSTGHCIFVPTMRLGLKKVISPEVRLSAGWDNEKINSWTASHQCSRPHWVKPSIERIF
- a CDS encoding uncharacterized protein (ID:PFLUO_009583-T1.cds;~source:funannotate); amino-acid sequence: MAKKENVKDESPSPSLLKTGATDDEEQIDGPPVSDTLLAQVKSKIASGTLKLPDKDWVRALEYRKPDNKGKPHELKTPAMTRAAWGQATGLEVPKASWCHTCTSGSGVFASCVVADDGKRLLAQGACMNCFYHGHQGRCSFVDEDGSTPRFILNHAMKLSGNTSAATPKAATESSPSQKRKGSSVPTTPSKAQKSSKTTTPKSATKNARRSKDVDNYDDIDDLAVLLAAREELEDDLSVVNLRIKKLQLEKNVEEV
- a CDS encoding uncharacterized protein (ID:PFLUO_009584-T1.cds;~source:funannotate) — translated: MFWRTFSGLARLSSWRRPQHRAGRPRKRSPYRWILAIVAALGGLLLFCLFVVPQIRRFRFRTDLSWYDLGVHGFGPSQSYVSFDQDSPVVQISPSDAQCDGRYTFIAPRGDSVAYPGPMILDARGELVWTRHQWGTTQDFRVQRYRGEDFLTYWQGDEEDAHGRGSWYMLDSTYTQRYVVSPVGNLDGDLHEFQITPNGTALIIIYEPIPADLTSVGGPELGWLYDGILQELDIATGELLFEWRSSSFFSPNSSYEPLRDRGHERTAGYDYIHFNSVDKDDQGRYLVSGRHTHSITCIDGNTGDVLWNLGGAQNEFSDTSEDAKVDFHWQHDARWRGPNTISLFDNEVEADTDPTPVSRGMMVEVDAPARQVKLLRTYDHPQAMMTPSQGNLQLLDTGNVFVGWGHSAAYTEFTSKGDVVCDVHFGASAFFSFGRIVSYRVTKSDWVGMPNTIPDAAFAGDSIFVSWNGATEVATWRLEAWDGLNLSNMTFNPISQVPRTTFETEIPLTPELDSYLRVCAVNTNGEVIGMTDVFSRISAHPRGIFASVRNWGAVLIGIFALCCLVFGVYCAISRRLRGRRSISGGSYQPVRPRDDDDNESELDRLPV